In the Wyeomyia smithii strain HCP4-BCI-WySm-NY-G18 chromosome 2, ASM2978416v1, whole genome shotgun sequence genome, one interval contains:
- the LOC129719803 gene encoding odorant receptor 49b-like, with amino-acid sequence MGSPLKQEVLVHCFQQLKLIGLWGQQPRPIYRYYVIVAFESVFMFFPKIALGSGKEGFDSFARNIAEIIFISEVVIAIGLFNMRAEAFEKLVFILEEVIHRFETKPYANDIRTAVRKMERFFRTYMLYFWTIVSIYLIMPLVSTTVTLLTKSESERGDFMMVMTMQFYWLDVRRNLTHYGICTVGIIFCTLASAYQSMLKVTVLSACIQYGSKLFEFTTQRIEHLGEFSKGHRRRQELREIVEVHQLALNYVNHLEKLVSLFLLNQLTCCILMICLMMYYISTTFGPDAVNICLMFAVMMGEMAFFCFNGNTLSNRALEVGHAMYAYDWYLEPVDMQKDILFIIARSQRPTGITAAKFYFVNRERFAIVIQTSYSCFLVLKNVFQVHMPN; translated from the exons ATGGGTTCACCACTGAAGCAGGAAGTGCTCGTACACTGTTTCCAGCAGCTGAAACTGATCGGGCTTTGGGGACAGCAACCGCGGCCGATATACCGTTATTACGTGATCGTTGCCTTCGAAAGTGTTTTTATGTTCTTCCCGAAAATTGCGCTCGGCTCCGGAAAGGAAGGATTCGATTCGTTCGCTCGTAATATTGCGGAAATAATCTTCATTAGTGAAGTGGTTATCGCGATTGGTCTGTTCAACATGCGAGCAGAGGCCTTCGAAAAACTGGTGTTTATTTTGGAAGAAGTTATTCACCGGTTCGAAACTAAACCATATGCGAACGACATTCGCACTGCCGTTAGGAAGATGGAAAGATTCTTCCGGACATATATGCTGTATTTTTGGACCATCGTGAGCATTTATCTGATAATGCCTTTGGTTTCTACAACGGTAACTTTGCTAACGAAATCCGAAAGTGAAAGAGGGGACTTTATGATGGTCATGACAATGCA ATTTTACTGGTTGGATGTTCGTCGTAATCTGACCCACTACGGGATTTGCACGGTGGGTATTATCTTTTGTACCCTAGCATCCGCCTATCAGAGTATGCTGAAGGTTACTGTTTTATCTGCATGTATACAATACGGTTCGAAATTGTTCGAGTTTACTACTCAGAGAATTGAACATCTAGGGGAGTTTTCTAAAGGGCACAGGCGACGACAGGAGCTGCGAGAGATCGTAGAAGTTCACCAGTTGGCACTGAATTATGTTAACCATTTGGAAAAGTTAGTCTCCCTTTTTCTGCTCAATCAATTAACGTGTTGTATTTTAATGATATGCTTGATGATGTATTATATTTCAACG ACCTTTGGACCAGATGCGGTAAATATTTGCCTGATGTTCGCGGTTATGATGGGAGAAATGGCATTCTTTTGCTTCAATGGAAACACTTTGAGCAACAGG GCACTCGAAGTCGGTCATGCAATGTATGCCTATGACTGGTATCTGGAGCCCGTTGATATGCAAAAGGACATTCTTTTCATCATTGCAAGATCGCAACGACCCACTGGAATCACCGCCGCCAAGTTTTACTTCGTCAACAGGGAACGATTCGCCATTGTAATCCAGACCTCTTACTCTTGCTTTTTGGTGTTGAAGAATGTGTTTCAGGTTCATATGCCTAATTAG